In a genomic window of Gossypium arboreum isolate Shixiya-1 chromosome 7, ASM2569848v2, whole genome shotgun sequence:
- the LOC108475689 gene encoding probable inactive receptor kinase At5g16590 isoform X1 — MKLILFSLFFWATLVVSVSSDLASDRAALLALRAAVGGRIRLWNLSSSPCSWTGVNCVQNRVVELRLPGMGLSGQLPIAIGNLTQLQTLSLRFNALSGSIPSDFAKLTTLRNLYLQGNGFSGQIPGFLFTLQNLIRLNLANNNFSGTIPESVNNSTRLGTLFLENNHLSGSIPDIELPSLVQLNVSFNQLNGSIPKGLSGKPKSAFQGNSLCGKPLVSCDGTESSGSKLSGGAIAGIVVGCVLGVLLVLILLICLCRRKGGKKTETREIAPAKLAEIEIPADKAAGESDNRNGGALSGVVKNDAKSSGNKKLVFFGNAPRVFDLEDLLRASAEVLGKGTFGTAYKATLDMGVVVAVKRLKDVVVSEKEFKEKMEVVGAMDHQNLVPLRAHYFSADEKLLVYDYMSTGSLSALLHGNKGAGRTPLNWDTRSSIALGAAKGIAYLHSKGPGISHGNIKSSNILLTTSYEARVSDFGLAQLSGPTSTPNRVDGYRAPDVTDARKVSQKADVYSFGVLLLELLTGKAPTHALTNEEGVDLPRWVQSVVREEWTAEVFDLELLRYQNVEEDMVQLLQLANNCTAQYPDKRPAMDEVTRQIEELCRSSDQRT; from the exons ATGAAGCTAATCCTTTTTTCATTGTTTTTTTGGGCAACATTGGTGGTGAGTGTGAGCTCAGATCTAGCTTCCGACAGGGCAGCCTTGTTGGCTCTTCGTGCAGCTGTTGGTGGACGCATCCGTTTGTGGAATCTTTCAAGCAGCCCATGTAGTTGGACTGGTGTAAATTGTGTCCAAAACAGAGTCGTCGAGTTAAGGCTCCCTGGAATGGGACTGTCAGGTCAGCTTCCCATTGCCATTGGTAACTTAACTCAGCTCCAAACTCTTTCTCTTCGTTTCAATGCTCTGTCTGGGTCAATCCCTTCCGACTTTGCCAAGCTTACCACCCTTCGAAACCTTTACTTACAAGGGAATGGGTTTTCGGGTCAGATCCCGGGATTCTTGTTCACTTTGCAAAACCTCATTCGGTTAAATCTTGCAAACAATAATTTCAGTGGTACCATCCCTGAAAGTGTCAATAATTCGACTAGGTTGGGCACATTGTTTTTAGAGAACAATCACTTATCTGGGTCAATACCAGATATTGAGTTGCCTTCGCTTGTGCAATTGAATGTTTCTTTTAATCAGTTAAACGGATCAATCCCGAAAGGGTTATCAGGGAAACCAAAGAGTGCTTTTCAAGGGAATTCTTTATGCGGGAAGCCTTTGGTTTCTTGCGATGGAACTGAGAGTAGTGGAAGCAAATTATCTGGTGGAGCAATTGCTGGTATTGTCGTTGGGTGTGTGCTTGGTGTTTTATTGGTTTTGATTCTCTTGATATGTTTATGTAGAAGGAAGGGTGGTAAAAAAACCGAGACAAGAGAAATAGCCCCTGCAAAACTGGCTGAGATTGAAATTCCAGCAGACAAGGCAGCAGGGGAGAGTGATAATAGAAATGGTGGTGCCTTGTCTGGGGTAGTCAAAAATGATGCTAAGAGCAGTGGGAATAAGAAGTTGGTGTTTTTTGGGAACGCGCCGAGGGTATTCGATCTGGAGGATCTATTGAGGGCATCTGCTGAGGTGTTGGGGAAGGGAACATTTGGGACGGCTTATAAGGCCACCTTAGATATGGGGGTGGTTGTTGCAGTGAAGAGGTTGAAGGATGTGGTGGTGTCAGAAAAGGAATTCAAGGAGAAAATGGAGGTAGTGGGAGCCATGGATCACCAGAACTTGGTCCCATTAAGGGCCCATTACTTCAGTGCAGATGAGAAACTTCTTGTTTATGATTACATGTCCACAGGAAGCTTGTCTGCACTTTTGCATG GTAACAAAGGAGCTGGCAGGACTCCATTGAATTGGGATACAAGGTCCAGCATAGCCCTTGGAGCTGCCAAAGGCATTGCATACCTCCATTCCAAGGGACCAGGAATCTCCCATGGAAACATCAAATCCTCCAACATCCTTCTCACTACATCCTATGAAGCTCGTGTATCTGATTTTGGTCTTGCTCAGCTTTCTGGCCCAACATCGACCCCCAACCGTGTAGATGGCTACCGTGCTCCAGACGTAACAGATGCTCGTAAAGTTTCTCAAAAAGCCGATGTCTACAGCTTCGGTGTATTGCTTCTAGAACTGCTTACAGGGAAGGCACCCACACATGCATTAACAAATGAGGAAGGAGTAGACCTCCCAAGATGGGTCCAATCCGTAGTTCGAGAGGAGTGGACTGCCGAGGTGTTCGACCTCGAACTTCTCAGATACCAGAATGTGGAGGAGGACATGGTCCAGCTCTTACAGCTTGCCAATAACTGTACTGCTCAATATCCCGACAAACG
- the LOC108487217 gene encoding glutathione S-transferase U25-like, translating to MSKAKLVILDCWVSPFCMRVKIALNEKGLEYEAQAEDLFGGKSELLLSSNPIYKKVPVFLHDGKPLCESTIIVNYIDETWSSLPLLPPCSYGRAQARFWADFIDKKVFDACGNIWRSKGEVPVEAKKEFIEILKQLEEALGDKDYFIGTTFGFVDIILIPLTSWFFAVEKIGGLTVEAECPKLSNWMKRCLQRESVAKVVPPPEKVYEFVLMFRKMLGID from the exons ATGTCAAAGGCAAAGCTTGTTATTCTTGACTGTTGGGTTAGTCCCTTTTGCATGAGGGTTAAGATTGCTTTGAACGAGAAAGGCCTTGAATATGAAGCTCAAGCCGAGGACTTATTTGGCGGCAAAAGCGAGTTGTTGCTCAGCTCAAACCCCATTTACAAGAAAGTCCCGGTGTTCCTCCACGATGGAAAACCCTTGTGCGAGTCCACCATCATCGTTAACTACATCGATGAAACCTGGTCTTCCCTTCCACTGCTCCCGCCATGTTCATATGGCCGAGCTCAGGCACGCTTTTGGGCTGATTTCATTGACAAAAAg GTATTTGATGCATGCGGTAATATATGGAGAAGCAAGGGAGAGGTACCAGTGGAAGCTAAAAAGGAGTTCATAGAGATATTGAAGCAGTTAGAAGAAGCCTTAGGGGACAAAGATTACTTCATTGGCACCACATTTGGGTTCGTTGACATCATATTAATCCCTCTAACGAGCTGGTTCTTTGCCGTTGAGAAGATCGGCGGGTTAACGGTGGAGGCCGAGTGCCCCAAGTTGTCGAATTGGATGAAGAGGTGTTTGCAAAGAGAGAGCGTCGCCAAAGTAGTTCCACCCCCTGAGAAAGTGTATGAGTTCGTCTTGATGTTTAGGAAAATGCTAGGCATCGACTAA
- the LOC108475689 gene encoding probable inactive receptor kinase RLK902 isoform X2: MGLSGQLPIAIGNLTQLQTLSLRFNALSGSIPSDFAKLTTLRNLYLQGNGFSGQIPGFLFTLQNLIRLNLANNNFSGTIPESVNNSTRLGTLFLENNHLSGSIPDIELPSLVQLNVSFNQLNGSIPKGLSGKPKSAFQGNSLCGKPLVSCDGTESSGSKLSGGAIAGIVVGCVLGVLLVLILLICLCRRKGGKKTETREIAPAKLAEIEIPADKAAGESDNRNGGALSGVVKNDAKSSGNKKLVFFGNAPRVFDLEDLLRASAEVLGKGTFGTAYKATLDMGVVVAVKRLKDVVVSEKEFKEKMEVVGAMDHQNLVPLRAHYFSADEKLLVYDYMSTGSLSALLHGNKGAGRTPLNWDTRSSIALGAAKGIAYLHSKGPGISHGNIKSSNILLTTSYEARVSDFGLAQLSGPTSTPNRVDGYRAPDVTDARKVSQKADVYSFGVLLLELLTGKAPTHALTNEEGVDLPRWVQSVVREEWTAEVFDLELLRYQNVEEDMVQLLQLANNCTAQYPDKRPAMDEVTRQIEELCRSSDQRT, encoded by the exons ATGGGACTGTCAGGTCAGCTTCCCATTGCCATTGGTAACTTAACTCAGCTCCAAACTCTTTCTCTTCGTTTCAATGCTCTGTCTGGGTCAATCCCTTCCGACTTTGCCAAGCTTACCACCCTTCGAAACCTTTACTTACAAGGGAATGGGTTTTCGGGTCAGATCCCGGGATTCTTGTTCACTTTGCAAAACCTCATTCGGTTAAATCTTGCAAACAATAATTTCAGTGGTACCATCCCTGAAAGTGTCAATAATTCGACTAGGTTGGGCACATTGTTTTTAGAGAACAATCACTTATCTGGGTCAATACCAGATATTGAGTTGCCTTCGCTTGTGCAATTGAATGTTTCTTTTAATCAGTTAAACGGATCAATCCCGAAAGGGTTATCAGGGAAACCAAAGAGTGCTTTTCAAGGGAATTCTTTATGCGGGAAGCCTTTGGTTTCTTGCGATGGAACTGAGAGTAGTGGAAGCAAATTATCTGGTGGAGCAATTGCTGGTATTGTCGTTGGGTGTGTGCTTGGTGTTTTATTGGTTTTGATTCTCTTGATATGTTTATGTAGAAGGAAGGGTGGTAAAAAAACCGAGACAAGAGAAATAGCCCCTGCAAAACTGGCTGAGATTGAAATTCCAGCAGACAAGGCAGCAGGGGAGAGTGATAATAGAAATGGTGGTGCCTTGTCTGGGGTAGTCAAAAATGATGCTAAGAGCAGTGGGAATAAGAAGTTGGTGTTTTTTGGGAACGCGCCGAGGGTATTCGATCTGGAGGATCTATTGAGGGCATCTGCTGAGGTGTTGGGGAAGGGAACATTTGGGACGGCTTATAAGGCCACCTTAGATATGGGGGTGGTTGTTGCAGTGAAGAGGTTGAAGGATGTGGTGGTGTCAGAAAAGGAATTCAAGGAGAAAATGGAGGTAGTGGGAGCCATGGATCACCAGAACTTGGTCCCATTAAGGGCCCATTACTTCAGTGCAGATGAGAAACTTCTTGTTTATGATTACATGTCCACAGGAAGCTTGTCTGCACTTTTGCATG GTAACAAAGGAGCTGGCAGGACTCCATTGAATTGGGATACAAGGTCCAGCATAGCCCTTGGAGCTGCCAAAGGCATTGCATACCTCCATTCCAAGGGACCAGGAATCTCCCATGGAAACATCAAATCCTCCAACATCCTTCTCACTACATCCTATGAAGCTCGTGTATCTGATTTTGGTCTTGCTCAGCTTTCTGGCCCAACATCGACCCCCAACCGTGTAGATGGCTACCGTGCTCCAGACGTAACAGATGCTCGTAAAGTTTCTCAAAAAGCCGATGTCTACAGCTTCGGTGTATTGCTTCTAGAACTGCTTACAGGGAAGGCACCCACACATGCATTAACAAATGAGGAAGGAGTAGACCTCCCAAGATGGGTCCAATCCGTAGTTCGAGAGGAGTGGACTGCCGAGGTGTTCGACCTCGAACTTCTCAGATACCAGAATGTGGAGGAGGACATGGTCCAGCTCTTACAGCTTGCCAATAACTGTACTGCTCAATATCCCGACAAACG